The following are encoded together in the Candidatus Eisenbacteria bacterium genome:
- the rpsB gene encoding 30S ribosomal protein S2 codes for MREIGMKDLLEAGVHFGHQTRRWNPKMKKFIFIERNGIYIIDLQKTQKCIEEAKKAIAECVKAGGAILFVGTKKQGKDSIREEAQKCGMFYVNERWLGGMLTNFETIRSNIKRLLELERISSDGTFNAFSKKEAARLDKEKQKLERSFSGIKGMTVLPSMVFVVDTKKEKIAVAEANRLKIPVVGTVDTNCDPDPIDYPLPGNDDAIRAIKLFCSIVSDTVIQAREEAAEGGANVEAVGTNNLVDSRE; via the coding sequence GTGCGTGAGATTGGAATGAAGGATCTTCTCGAAGCAGGGGTTCATTTCGGGCATCAGACCAGGAGATGGAACCCAAAGATGAAGAAGTTCATCTTCATCGAGAGAAATGGAATCTACATCATCGATCTCCAGAAGACACAGAAATGCATCGAGGAGGCGAAGAAAGCAATAGCTGAATGCGTAAAAGCCGGTGGGGCCATTCTCTTTGTCGGGACCAAAAAGCAGGGAAAGGATTCTATCAGGGAAGAAGCTCAGAAATGCGGGATGTTTTACGTGAATGAGAGATGGCTCGGGGGGATGCTCACGAACTTCGAGACAATACGGTCCAACATAAAACGTTTGCTTGAATTGGAACGGATAAGCTCCGACGGAACGTTCAACGCGTTCTCAAAGAAGGAGGCCGCCCGGCTGGACAAGGAGAAGCAGAAGCTGGAGCGTTCTTTCTCCGGGATAAAAGGTATGACAGTGCTTCCTTCCATGGTTTTTGTGGTGGATACAAAGAAAGAGAAGATTGCTGTCGCTGAGGCAAATAGATTGAAGATACCGGTAGTCGGCACCGTCGATACGAACTGCGACCCAGATCCCATCGATTACCCGCTGCCCGGAAATGACGATGCCATAAGGGCAATAAAACTCTTTTGCTCCATCGTAAGTGACACTGTCATTCAGGCCAGGGAGGAGGCAGCCGAGGGCGGAGCGAATGTGGAAGCGGTTGGTACAAACAATCTGGTTGACTCTCGTGAGTAA
- a CDS encoding C4-type zinc ribbon domain-containing protein, with product MREQLIVLPKLQEKDTGLRQLSDTIRGIPERIKAIEERIKTLDGVCASKKSELDIAMKKRREKERDLDSLSEEQKKFERQLFDVRTNKEYQALLHEIEQVKTKRSDIETVILELLEAEERLTAELTTSLFEHKRAQEKGAREKAELDKELADAKQKVESLRAEREELASSLKPDLKARYERILESKAGQAVAEVKRGGCGGCFAVLPPQTVNEVRKREKVISCEACGRILIWLDQDPEKQGDEGA from the coding sequence GTGCGAGAGCAACTCATAGTTCTTCCCAAACTCCAGGAGAAAGACACCGGGCTTCGGCAGTTGTCAGACACGATAAGAGGTATTCCCGAGAGAATCAAGGCAATCGAGGAGAGAATCAAGACACTCGACGGTGTCTGTGCTTCAAAAAAGAGTGAATTGGATATTGCCATGAAGAAACGGAGGGAGAAGGAGAGAGACCTTGATTCCCTGTCCGAGGAGCAGAAAAAGTTCGAAAGGCAGCTATTTGACGTTAGGACCAACAAGGAATATCAGGCTTTGCTGCACGAGATAGAGCAGGTCAAAACCAAGCGTTCTGACATTGAGACTGTGATTCTGGAACTGCTTGAAGCAGAGGAAAGGTTGACTGCCGAGCTGACGACTTCCCTGTTTGAGCACAAGAGAGCACAGGAAAAAGGTGCCCGCGAGAAGGCCGAACTTGACAAAGAGCTTGCGGACGCCAAACAGAAAGTGGAAAGCCTCAGGGCCGAACGGGAGGAGCTGGCCTCAAGCCTGAAGCCTGACCTGAAGGCGCGCTACGAGAGAATCCTGGAGAGCAAGGCCGGGCAAGCCGTGGCCGAGGTGAAAAGAGGCGGCTGTGGAGGATGCTTCGCCGTTCTGCCGCCGCAGACCGTGAATGAAGTAAGAAAACGGGAGAAGGTCATATCATGCGAAGCATGCGGCAGGATTCTGATCTGGCTTGACCAAGATCCGGAAAAGCAGGGGGATGAAGGCGCCTGA
- the pyrH gene encoding UMP kinase, whose product MTKTERKKLRYRRILLKLSGESLAGNLAGGIDPERLSSISKEIKETKELGVDVGIVIGGGNIFRGSAASALGIERVSADSMGMLGTVINALALQSILERVGVETRVLTAIRMEALAEPYIRRRAVRHLEKGRVIILAGGTGNPYFTTDTAAVLRAVEVEADVILKATRVEGVYDADPEIDPKATRFDSLSYLDVLTKGLKVMDATAISLCMDNKLALIVFNVTKYGNLKRIVKGERIGTLVSEG is encoded by the coding sequence TTGACGAAAACTGAAAGAAAGAAGCTCCGGTACCGCCGCATTCTCCTCAAGCTTAGCGGAGAGAGCCTGGCGGGCAATCTGGCCGGCGGTATTGACCCCGAGAGATTGTCCTCAATATCCAAAGAAATCAAGGAAACGAAAGAGCTCGGAGTGGATGTCGGCATAGTAATCGGGGGAGGCAACATCTTCAGGGGAAGTGCGGCATCAGCGTTGGGAATCGAAAGGGTAAGCGCAGATTCCATGGGCATGCTCGGAACCGTGATAAATGCCCTGGCGCTTCAGAGCATTCTGGAGAGAGTCGGCGTGGAGACCAGGGTCTTGACGGCGATAAGGATGGAGGCGCTGGCGGAGCCGTACATCAGAAGACGCGCGGTGAGACATCTGGAGAAAGGCAGAGTCATCATCCTTGCGGGGGGGACTGGAAACCCCTACTTCACGACTGACACGGCCGCCGTTCTGCGGGCAGTCGAAGTTGAAGCCGACGTGATTCTCAAGGCGACAAGAGTCGAAGGCGTCTATGACGCAGACCCGGAGATTGATCCGAAGGCGACGCGTTTCGATTCTCTGAGCTATCTTGATGTTCTTACAAAAGGACTCAAGGTAATGGATGCAACTGCCATTTCTCTTTGCATGGACAACAAGCTTGCCCTCATAGTCTTCAATGTAACAAAATATGGAAACCTGAAAAGAATAGTAAAGGGTGAGAGAATAGGGACCCTAGTCTCGGAGGGATAA
- the rplM gene encoding 50S ribosomal protein L13 has translation MKTFTPRKEDIKEKWYLVDAEGKTLGRMATAVASLLRGKTSPEFTPHLGPGNHVIIVNAEKVKVTGRKREQKTYFRHSGYPGGMKVTSFKKLQAAKPEKIVMLAVKGMIPKTKLGRALLTNLKIYSGPNHPHVAQRPENFEIVR, from the coding sequence ATGAAGACGTTTACGCCCAGAAAAGAGGATATTAAGGAGAAGTGGTATTTGGTCGATGCCGAGGGGAAGACCCTGGGGAGAATGGCGACTGCGGTTGCCTCGTTATTGAGGGGGAAGACCTCTCCTGAATTTACCCCGCACCTCGGTCCCGGGAACCATGTGATCATCGTGAATGCCGAGAAGGTCAAGGTGACCGGAAGGAAACGGGAGCAGAAGACTTACTTCAGGCATTCGGGTTATCCTGGAGGGATGAAGGTCACGAGCTTCAAGAAACTCCAAGCTGCAAAGCCGGAGAAGATTGTCATGCTTGCAGTGAAAGGGATGATTCCCAAGACGAAGCTGGGGAGGGCTCTTCTCACAAATCTCAAAATCTACAGCGGGCCCAATCATCCTCATGTTGCGCAGCGCCCTGAGAATTTTGAGATAGTCCGCTGA
- the recJ gene encoding single-stranded-DNA-specific exonuclease RecJ encodes MRRDFSHLLSQPGWKRISPGPSAEAITLSQQTGIFPQTAQLCINRGLGSEEEVRQFLSPNPSLLHDPFLMKDMDKAVERLRAAVKNGENILVCGDYDVDGITSTFLLGRVIESLDGHATYFIPDRMRDGYGFSQRALEVAREKEVSLIVTVDCGVSSASEIRSASSMSIDVIVTDHHEVPGDIPPACAVVNPRRPDCPYPFKELAGVGVAYKLALALVLPEVSEREILDEYLDVLALGAIADLVPLVGENRVFAKLGMDSLRQGKRKGITALKEVAGIKKGELDWEDIAFVLGPRINAAGRLGDSDSGLRLLLEEDYESALMLAQLLDGMNQTRRKLDEEILDEANAELQADTIPPCIVLSSERWHPGVIGVVSSKLVDTYWRPSILISLSGGIGRGSARSIPGFDITKALGANRDLLISYGGHPRAAGFSIHKSQIPSLKARLGDLAAGVLESAETVPSIETEMELMLPSCSNAFAEELIQLSPFGPGNPEPVFEVHGCDLVGRAVTGRRSTLRMAVQRDGVVRECFGFGMAPFASMVNTKGGRISLAFTPVVNQWRGEKRVQLKLKDLKFEDD; translated from the coding sequence ATGAGAAGGGATTTTTCTCATCTTCTTTCCCAGCCCGGATGGAAGAGAATCTCGCCCGGGCCGTCGGCTGAGGCAATAACGCTCTCGCAGCAGACAGGTATCTTTCCCCAAACTGCGCAGCTTTGCATCAACCGGGGTTTGGGTTCGGAAGAAGAGGTACGGCAATTCCTCTCGCCGAATCCCAGCTTACTTCACGATCCTTTTCTGATGAAGGACATGGACAAGGCAGTTGAACGACTGAGAGCCGCAGTCAAAAATGGAGAAAATATTCTTGTGTGCGGCGACTACGACGTTGACGGGATTACATCTACCTTTCTCCTGGGGAGAGTAATAGAGTCTCTGGATGGGCATGCGACCTATTTCATTCCGGACAGAATGAGGGATGGGTACGGTTTCTCACAGAGAGCGCTGGAGGTGGCGAGGGAAAAGGAAGTCTCCCTGATAGTGACCGTTGACTGCGGGGTGAGCTCGGCGAGTGAGATTCGCAGCGCAAGCTCAATGTCCATAGATGTAATAGTGACGGATCATCATGAAGTCCCCGGTGACATTCCCCCCGCTTGCGCCGTGGTGAACCCCAGAAGGCCTGACTGTCCTTATCCTTTCAAAGAACTTGCCGGAGTAGGAGTGGCCTACAAACTTGCCCTTGCACTTGTGCTGCCGGAAGTAAGTGAGAGAGAGATCCTTGACGAATATCTTGACGTTCTTGCGCTTGGTGCGATTGCCGACCTGGTTCCCCTTGTTGGAGAAAACCGTGTGTTTGCCAAACTTGGCATGGATTCGCTCAGACAAGGAAAAAGGAAAGGAATAACCGCTCTGAAAGAAGTGGCAGGCATAAAGAAAGGTGAACTTGATTGGGAAGACATTGCCTTTGTGCTGGGTCCCAGGATAAACGCTGCAGGAAGACTAGGAGACAGCGACAGCGGCTTGAGGCTCCTTCTTGAAGAGGACTATGAATCGGCTCTGATGCTGGCACAGCTTCTTGATGGAATGAACCAGACAAGAAGAAAGCTCGACGAAGAGATACTTGACGAAGCAAACGCCGAGCTCCAGGCAGATACGATTCCCCCGTGCATAGTTCTCTCGTCTGAGAGGTGGCACCCAGGTGTCATAGGGGTTGTTTCTTCGAAGCTCGTTGATACTTACTGGAGGCCCTCAATTCTGATTTCCTTGAGCGGGGGAATTGGAAGAGGGTCGGCGAGGAGCATACCCGGCTTCGACATTACAAAAGCCCTTGGTGCCAACCGCGACCTCCTGATCAGCTACGGCGGCCATCCCAGGGCGGCAGGGTTTAGCATACACAAATCTCAGATTCCATCGCTGAAAGCCAGGCTCGGTGACCTTGCCGCAGGGGTCCTTGAAAGCGCCGAGACAGTGCCATCGATTGAGACGGAAATGGAACTAATGCTCCCATCGTGCAGCAATGCTTTTGCCGAAGAGTTGATTCAGCTATCTCCATTCGGCCCGGGGAATCCCGAACCGGTTTTTGAGGTTCACGGATGTGACCTTGTCGGCCGGGCGGTGACCGGAAGAAGAAGCACATTGAGAATGGCGGTGCAGAGAGACGGGGTCGTTCGTGAGTGTTTTGGTTTCGGAATGGCGCCGTTTGCCAGCATGGTGAACACGAAGGGCGGGAGGATATCTCTGGCTTTTACGCCGGTCGTGAACCAGTGGAGAGGGGAGAAGAGAGTGCAGCTCAAATTGAAGGACCTGAAATTTGAAGATGACTGA
- the frr gene encoding ribosome recycling factor, protein MEKKILAEAEDRMKKAIVNVGHELAQIRTGKASSTLLDIVKVNYHGTMLPVNQVATITVPEPRLIVIQPWEKGVLPEVVKAIQKSDLGLNPIDDGITVKLSIPSLTEERRKDLAKLVAKLAEEGRIAIRAARRDANDHLKKLEKEEHLSEDLSKRSQAETQKLTDKYISQIDELLAKKQKEIMEV, encoded by the coding sequence ATGGAAAAGAAGATCCTGGCTGAGGCAGAGGATCGGATGAAAAAGGCAATCGTAAATGTCGGGCATGAGCTTGCCCAGATCAGAACCGGAAAAGCCAGTTCTACCCTGCTTGACATCGTCAAGGTCAATTACCATGGAACAATGCTTCCTGTCAATCAGGTGGCGACAATCACCGTCCCGGAGCCGCGCCTCATCGTCATACAACCGTGGGAGAAAGGCGTTCTTCCGGAAGTCGTCAAGGCAATTCAGAAGTCTGATCTTGGATTGAATCCCATCGATGACGGTATCACGGTAAAACTCTCTATCCCCTCACTTACGGAGGAAAGAAGAAAGGACCTTGCAAAACTGGTGGCTAAGCTTGCAGAGGAGGGGCGGATTGCGATAAGGGCAGCCAGAAGAGACGCAAATGACCATCTGAAGAAGCTCGAGAAGGAAGAGCATCTCTCAGAGGACTTATCAAAGAGGTCTCAGGCCGAGACGCAAAAACTCACGGATAAATACATTTCTCAAATTGACGAACTGCTGGCAAAGAAACAGAAGGAAATAATGGAGGTGTAG
- the dtd gene encoding D-aminoacyl-tRNA deacylase — MKAVVQRVRRGSVLCDGRLVSSIGPGLVILVGVAKGDSEKDAAWLASKCANLRIFEDGEGKMNLSLKEIQGEALVVSQFTLLGDARKGRRPSFDNASEPALAEALYGVFIERLAKDGVTARGGKFRTKMIVEIENEGPVTIILDSREKEDGSGVS, encoded by the coding sequence ATGAAGGCGGTCGTCCAGAGGGTGCGAAGAGGAAGCGTGCTCTGTGACGGCCGGCTGGTTTCTTCTATTGGCCCGGGGCTGGTCATTCTGGTTGGTGTCGCAAAGGGCGACTCTGAAAAAGATGCGGCATGGCTTGCCTCCAAGTGTGCGAACCTGAGGATCTTTGAAGATGGTGAAGGAAAGATGAATCTGTCGCTCAAGGAGATTCAGGGAGAGGCACTTGTCGTCTCTCAATTCACGCTTCTTGGTGATGCGCGGAAAGGACGAAGGCCGAGTTTTGATAACGCTTCCGAGCCGGCCCTGGCAGAGGCTCTTTACGGAGTTTTCATCGAGAGACTTGCCAAGGACGGAGTGACAGCGCGTGGCGGAAAGTTCAGGACGAAAATGATCGTTGAGATCGAAAACGAAGGTCCAGTCACGATTATCCTGGATTCACGCGAGAAGGAGGACGGCTCCGGTGTTTCCTGA
- the tsf gene encoding translation elongation factor Ts, translating into MNVSVSQVKELRERTGAAMIECKKALVETGGDLEAAVSHLKKKGLLDAEKKSGREAREGLIEAYIHPGSRVGVLVEVNCETDFVARTDEFKNLVRNIALQIAALSPVSVGRDAIPADILEKEKARHREEALALGKPANVVEKIVEGRMEKFYTEICLLDQLYIRDPEKKVSDLIKEHIATLGENIVVRKFSRFALGE; encoded by the coding sequence ATGAATGTTTCTGTATCTCAGGTGAAGGAGCTCAGGGAAAGAACCGGTGCAGCGATGATTGAGTGTAAGAAAGCACTCGTTGAGACCGGCGGCGATCTCGAAGCTGCTGTAAGCCATTTGAAGAAGAAGGGACTTCTTGATGCCGAGAAGAAGTCCGGGAGGGAAGCAAGGGAAGGATTGATAGAGGCATACATCCATCCCGGGAGCAGGGTGGGAGTTCTTGTTGAAGTAAACTGCGAGACTGATTTCGTCGCCAGGACAGATGAGTTCAAGAATCTTGTAAGAAACATCGCGCTCCAGATTGCAGCGTTAAGCCCCGTGTCCGTGGGAAGAGACGCTATTCCGGCTGATATCCTGGAAAAAGAAAAAGCCAGGCACCGCGAGGAAGCCCTTGCCCTGGGAAAACCTGCAAATGTGGTTGAAAAGATAGTCGAAGGAAGAATGGAAAAGTTCTACACCGAAATCTGTCTGCTCGATCAGTTGTACATCAGAGATCCCGAGAAGAAAGTCTCAGACCTGATTAAGGAACACATTGCAACTCTCGGTGAGAACATCGTCGTAAGAAAATTCAGCAGATTCGCGCTTGGCGAATAA
- a CDS encoding Maf family protein — protein MFPDLGGKFLLASKSPRRAELLKLVGVKFETAVSFVNEDNEKNLSPGEHVTELARKKALSIAAQVEDGSVLGADTIVLLEGEILGKPESRQQATQMLRSLSGKWHEVFTGIALVSIERRTMLSSYERTRVKVKKLTSSEIESYVDSGEPMDKAGSYGIQGLGAIFIEKVDGCYFNVMGLPVSRLYSMALKMKTCLPGS, from the coding sequence GTGTTTCCTGATCTTGGCGGGAAATTCCTTCTCGCGTCGAAATCGCCGAGACGCGCCGAACTTCTCAAACTTGTCGGCGTTAAGTTTGAGACGGCGGTTTCTTTTGTCAATGAGGATAATGAGAAGAATCTCTCCCCGGGGGAGCACGTTACTGAACTTGCAAGGAAGAAAGCCCTTTCTATCGCTGCTCAGGTCGAAGACGGTTCTGTTCTGGGAGCAGACACAATAGTCCTGCTTGAAGGCGAGATCCTCGGCAAGCCGGAATCGAGGCAGCAGGCTACCCAAATGCTCCGTTCGCTCTCAGGCAAATGGCATGAGGTTTTCACCGGGATAGCGCTTGTGAGCATAGAGCGACGGACCATGCTGTCCTCGTACGAGAGGACCCGCGTCAAGGTGAAGAAGTTAACCTCTTCGGAGATTGAATCCTACGTTGACTCGGGAGAGCCGATGGACAAAGCGGGCTCATACGGCATACAGGGTCTTGGAGCAATCTTCATCGAAAAAGTTGACGGCTGTTACTTCAACGTGATGGGTCTTCCTGTTTCGAGGCTGTACTCCATGGCGCTCAAGATGAAAACGTGTTTGCCCGGAAGTTGA
- the rpsI gene encoding 30S ribosomal protein S9, with protein sequence MVEGASATGRRKEAVAKVKIFPGSGKVQVNGKPLGEYFPRTVEEATVVEPFVIANLAGKYDVAASVRGGGPHGQAGAVRLGVARALARLEPDSKGILGKSGMLTRDPRMKERKKYGQAAARKRFQFSKR encoded by the coding sequence GTGGTTGAAGGAGCAAGTGCAACTGGAAGAAGAAAGGAAGCAGTGGCCAAGGTGAAGATCTTCCCGGGGAGCGGGAAAGTTCAGGTGAACGGCAAACCGCTGGGAGAATACTTCCCGAGAACGGTTGAGGAAGCCACCGTTGTCGAACCCTTCGTGATCGCAAATCTGGCTGGGAAATATGACGTGGCAGCCAGCGTGCGCGGTGGAGGACCACATGGGCAGGCCGGCGCAGTGAGATTGGGTGTAGCCAGGGCGCTGGCCAGGCTTGAACCTGATTCAAAAGGGATCCTCGGAAAAAGCGGCATGCTTACGAGAGATCCGAGGATGAAGGAACGGAAGAAGTACGGCCAGGCTGCGGCCAGGAAAAGATTCCAGTTCTCAAAGAGATGA
- a CDS encoding bifunctional (p)ppGpp synthetase/guanosine-3',5'-bis(diphosphate) 3'-pyrophosphohydrolase, translating to MTDGPKKLFDDLVSEIAGYGSGVDLDLVTKAYEFSREAHGAQKRKSGEPFVCHSISVAKIIADLIQARLDTIIVSSALLHDVIEDTSKSIKDVDESFGSEIASIVDGVTKISRYHLMNPEKGQVENFRKMLFSMARDLRVIFLKLADRLHNMRTLEFLEAEKIKRISMETLEIYAPLAHMLGIAEIKRELEDLSFKFLYQSEYRELAATVAEKREEREKYLDEVKEEIAGSLAREGVKAEIVARPKHFYSIYRKMHDQGRRLEDIFDLQAARVITNDKADCYRVLGIIHDLFTPVQDRFKDFIAAQKGNLYQSLHTTVVGPRGRLVEIQIRTKEMHLAAERGFAAHYGYKGGKIDKELLEKLGGFVVDMQELGEIPDAELMELLKVSLYQDDVFVVTPKGDLKKLPRGGTPIDFAYLIHTEVGNRCVGAKVNGSIVPLRFELKSGDRVEIITSPTGRPREDWLHLAKTSSARGKIRHWLRLERQKESIGLGKEILEREMRKHRLKLGSEDELLDAAQSLDCNDIQGLYARIGQGEVSPKQVLQRLFPEWKEKKTPGPLDKLRELVPGKARGVRIHGLDNLMISFAKCCQPVPGDKVTGIITRGRGVSIHRIDCPNSFEDRVGRERMVSVEWDAEKEDSFVVSLLVVGGDRQNLLAGIAKAISSCGSHIRTVSLGTVDGVAKGRFFVEVKNLRHLNDVAKEVRKVAGVSSVEREQFFPAPRKKEAHE from the coding sequence ATGACTGACGGGCCGAAAAAACTGTTTGACGATCTTGTGAGTGAGATCGCCGGCTACGGTTCCGGCGTTGACCTGGACCTTGTCACAAAGGCGTACGAATTCTCAAGGGAAGCGCACGGGGCCCAGAAGAGAAAGTCAGGAGAGCCGTTTGTATGCCACTCCATCTCTGTGGCGAAGATAATAGCCGACCTCATTCAGGCGAGACTTGACACGATAATAGTCTCATCCGCCTTGCTCCACGATGTAATAGAAGATACATCAAAGAGCATCAAAGACGTGGATGAATCGTTCGGAAGCGAAATTGCAAGCATCGTGGACGGAGTCACAAAGATCAGCCGGTACCACCTCATGAACCCCGAGAAAGGGCAGGTCGAAAATTTCAGAAAGATGCTTTTCTCGATGGCCAGAGATCTTCGGGTCATCTTCCTGAAGCTTGCCGACAGACTTCACAACATGAGAACACTCGAGTTTCTTGAGGCGGAAAAGATCAAGAGAATCTCCATGGAAACATTGGAGATCTACGCTCCACTCGCCCACATGCTCGGGATTGCAGAGATAAAGAGAGAGCTGGAAGACCTGTCCTTCAAGTTTCTCTACCAGTCCGAGTACAGAGAGCTTGCAGCCACGGTGGCAGAGAAAAGGGAGGAACGGGAGAAGTACCTGGATGAGGTCAAGGAGGAGATAGCGGGGTCGCTCGCAAGAGAGGGCGTGAAGGCCGAAATAGTAGCGAGGCCGAAACACTTCTACAGCATCTACAGGAAGATGCACGATCAGGGAAGGAGACTGGAGGATATCTTTGACCTCCAAGCCGCGAGAGTCATCACGAACGACAAGGCCGACTGTTACAGAGTCCTTGGTATTATCCACGACCTTTTCACACCGGTTCAGGACAGATTCAAGGATTTCATTGCCGCCCAGAAGGGAAACCTCTACCAGTCACTTCACACGACGGTCGTGGGCCCAAGAGGAAGGCTCGTTGAAATCCAGATCAGGACGAAAGAGATGCATCTGGCCGCCGAGCGGGGCTTCGCCGCGCACTATGGCTACAAGGGCGGGAAGATTGACAAGGAGCTTCTGGAGAAGCTGGGCGGATTCGTTGTGGATATGCAGGAGCTTGGCGAGATCCCGGATGCAGAGCTCATGGAACTTCTTAAGGTTTCGCTCTATCAAGATGATGTATTTGTAGTTACTCCGAAGGGGGATTTGAAGAAACTGCCTCGCGGAGGAACGCCTATTGACTTTGCCTACCTTATTCACACCGAGGTGGGGAATCGCTGCGTCGGAGCAAAAGTGAACGGCAGCATAGTCCCTCTTCGTTTCGAGCTTAAGAGCGGTGACAGGGTCGAGATAATCACTTCACCAACCGGGAGACCCCGTGAAGACTGGCTTCACCTGGCAAAAACGTCGAGCGCAAGGGGCAAGATAAGACACTGGCTGCGACTGGAAAGGCAGAAGGAGAGCATAGGACTCGGAAAAGAGATTCTTGAAAGAGAAATGAGAAAGCACAGGTTGAAGCTCGGCAGCGAGGATGAGCTTCTGGATGCGGCCCAGAGTCTGGACTGCAACGACATCCAAGGTCTCTACGCAAGGATCGGCCAGGGCGAAGTCTCGCCGAAGCAGGTTCTCCAAAGGCTCTTCCCGGAATGGAAAGAGAAGAAAACTCCCGGGCCGCTGGACAAGCTCAGGGAGCTTGTCCCCGGGAAAGCAAGAGGGGTAAGGATTCACGGTCTGGACAACCTGATGATAAGTTTTGCCAAATGCTGCCAGCCGGTGCCGGGCGACAAAGTGACAGGAATAATCACAAGAGGGAGGGGCGTCTCAATCCACAGGATTGACTGCCCTAATTCGTTCGAAGATAGAGTCGGACGCGAGAGAATGGTCAGTGTTGAGTGGGATGCTGAGAAGGAGGATTCATTTGTCGTGAGCCTTCTCGTTGTAGGGGGCGACCGGCAGAATCTGCTTGCCGGCATCGCGAAGGCAATATCTTCATGCGGAAGTCACATAAGGACTGTATCTCTTGGCACGGTTGACGGAGTGGCCAAAGGAAGGTTTTTTGTGGAAGTGAAAAACCTGAGACACCTGAACGACGTGGCAAAAGAGGTAAGGAAAGTTGCGGGCGTGTCGTCCGTGGAGAGGGAGCAGTTCTTTCCTGCTCCAAGGAAGAAGGAGGCCCATGAATGA
- the mtnA gene encoding S-methyl-5-thioribose-1-phosphate isomerase has translation MATGKKSTKHSRKTRGLSPVKSVEWVRGKVRVIDQTKLPHSVSHLELSTAKGVADAIRRLAIRGAPLIGVAAALGVAAEAKRLSGEKKDVLKKKLGEAISILGGTRPTAVNLKWALSRMSRVIEKENEKRLVDALRDEALRILNEDLDVSRRIGEHGASLLPDAGTVYTHCNAGGLATSGLGTALSALYAAKRNGKKLKVIASETRPLLQGARLTAWELSQAGIDVTVICDTASGWAMRELGVSCVLVGADRIARNGDAANKIGTYVLSVLARENGIPFYVLAPTSTIDPMCPSGGEIPIEERSGDEVSRFMGRRVTPRGVKTRNPAFDVTPSRYITAIVTEHGVLRPPFSEGISKVLELSKFS, from the coding sequence ATGGCGACTGGAAAGAAGAGCACGAAGCATTCGAGGAAGACGCGCGGGCTGTCTCCAGTAAAGAGCGTGGAGTGGGTTCGTGGGAAGGTGCGGGTCATCGACCAGACAAAACTCCCTCACTCTGTCTCTCATCTGGAGCTCTCGACTGCCAAAGGAGTGGCTGATGCGATAAGGCGGCTCGCAATAAGAGGTGCGCCCCTCATAGGAGTCGCGGCTGCACTCGGAGTGGCTGCCGAGGCGAAGAGGCTGTCAGGGGAGAAAAAGGATGTTCTGAAAAAGAAGCTTGGTGAAGCCATTTCGATCCTTGGCGGCACAAGGCCGACCGCAGTAAATCTCAAGTGGGCTCTTTCGCGTATGAGCAGGGTAATTGAAAAGGAAAACGAGAAGAGACTGGTGGACGCTCTCAGGGACGAAGCCCTTAGGATACTGAACGAAGACCTGGATGTTTCCAGAAGGATTGGCGAGCATGGCGCCTCGCTCCTTCCAGATGCGGGAACGGTTTACACACACTGCAACGCAGGTGGTTTGGCCACATCAGGCCTCGGAACTGCTCTCAGCGCGCTCTATGCCGCCAAGAGAAATGGGAAAAAACTCAAGGTGATTGCTTCGGAGACAAGGCCTCTCCTTCAAGGCGCGAGGCTTACCGCTTGGGAGCTTTCTCAGGCAGGAATCGACGTGACTGTCATATGCGACACTGCCTCCGGATGGGCTATGAGGGAACTCGGGGTGAGTTGTGTTCTGGTTGGGGCAGACAGGATTGCAAGGAATGGAGATGCGGCTAACAAGATAGGAACATATGTCCTCTCCGTGCTGGCAAGAGAGAATGGGATACCGTTCTATGTTCTTGCACCCACGTCAACAATTGACCCAATGTGTCCGTCAGGCGGAGAGATTCCGATAGAGGAGCGCTCGGGCGACGAGGTCTCCAGATTTATGGGCCGGCGAGTGACTCCCAGAGGCGTGAAGACGAGAAATCCGGCATTTGACGTGACTCCTTCAAGGTACATCACTGCGATAGTGACCGAACACGGAGTCCTAAGGCCGCCCTTTTCCGAGGGGATTTCCAAGGTGCTGGAGCTGTCGAAATTCTCTTGA